One genomic region from Grus americana isolate bGruAme1 chromosome 15, bGruAme1.mat, whole genome shotgun sequence encodes:
- the FLCN gene encoding folliculin isoform X2 — translation MNAIVALCHFCELHGPRTLFCTEVLHSPLPQGASSGDISGQNEQAEEEEGGIQMSSRIRSHSPAEGASADSSSPGPKKSDMCEGCRSLAGGHPGYVSHDKETSIKYVSHQHPNHPQLFSIVRQACVRSLSCEVCPGREGPIFFGDEQHGFVFSHTFFIKDSLARGFQRWYSIITIMMDRIYLINSWPFLLGKIRGIIDELQGKALKVFEAEQYGCPQRAQRMNTAFTPFLHQRNGNAARSLTSLTNDENLWACLHTSFAWLLKACGSRLTEKLLEGAPTEDTLVQMEKLADLKEESEGWDGSEEEEKPSSQQDVVEGQELSKCSPETSLMPDCNSWNVAHRRLSVFRSLRHMRQTMLPVGCVRIIPYSDQYEEAYRCNFLGLSPHVQIPSHILSSEFAVLVEVRTATRSSLYPTLFDDEQSLNKYEFVVTSGSPVAADRVGPTILNKIEAALTNQNLSVDVVDQCLVCLKEEWMNKVKVLFKFTKVDSRPKEDTQKLLSILGAAEEDNVKLLKFWMTGLSKTYKSHLMSTVRSPTSSESRN, via the exons ATGAATGCTATTGTTGCTCTCTGCCATTTTTGTGAGCTCCACGGTCCTCGCACCCTTTTTTGTACTGAGGTTCTACATTCACCGCTTCCCCAAGGCGCAAGCAGTGGCGATATCTCTGGGCAGAATGAgcaggcagaagaggaagaaggtggCATTCAGATGAGCAGTCGGATTCGCTCACACAGCCCAGCAGAAGGTGCCAGCGCCGACTCCAGCAGCCCAGGGCCGAAGAAGTCAGACATGTGTGAG gGTTGCCGCTCTCTTGCAGGAGGACATCCTGGATACGTCAGCCATGACAAAGAAACTTCAATCAAGTACGTCAGTCACCAGCACCCAAACCACCCCCAGCTGTTCAGCATTGTGCGCCAGGCCTGTGTTCGCAGTTTGAGCTGTGAG GTCTGCCCAGGACGTGAAGGCCCTATTTTTTTCGGAGATGAACAGCATGGTTTTGTGTTCAGCCACACCTTCTTTATCAAAGACAGCCTGGCTCGAGGTTTCCAGCGCTGGTACAGCATCATCACTATCATGATGGACCGGATTTACCTCATCAACTCGTGGCCTTTCTTGTTGGGAAAAATCAGAGGCATCATTGATGAGCTTCAGGGCAAAGCACTTAAG GTGTTCGAAGCAGAGCAGTACGGGTGCCCTCAGCGTGCCCAGCGGATGAACACGGCCTTCACTCCCTTCCTGCACCAGCGGAACGGCAATGCAGCCCGCTCTTTAACGTCACTGACCAACGATGAAAACCTGTGGGCATGTTTGCATACGTCCTTTGCTTG GCTTTTGAAAGCTTGTGGCAGCCGACTTACAGAGAAGCTTCTGGAGGGAGCACCAACAGAAGACACTCTCGTTCAGATGGAAAAACTTGCAG ACCTGAAAGAAGAGTCGGAAGGCTGGGATGGTTCCGAGGAAGAAGAGAAGCCTTCTTCCCAGCAAGATGTTGTGGAAGGGCAGGAGCTATCTAAATGCTCACCTGAAACATCTTTGATGCCAGATTGCAACAGCTGGAATGTAGCTCACAGAAGGCTGTCTGTCTTTCGCTCTCTCAGGCACATGAGACAG ACCATGCTGCCTGTTGGTTGTGTGCGGATCATCCCCTACAGTGACCAATATGAAGAGGCATATCGGTGTAACTTCCTAGGGCTTAGCCCACACGTCCAAATCCCATCCCACATATTATCATCTG AGTTTGCAGTCCTTGTGGAAGTTCGCACTGCTACCCGGTCCAGTCTCTACCCAACCCTGTTTGATGATGAGCAGTCCCTCAACAAGTATGAGTTTGTTGTCACCAGCGGTAGCCCTGTTGCCGCAGATCGAG TTGGCCCTACAATCTTGAACAAGATCGAAGCCGCCCTGACCAACCAGAACCTTTCTGTAGATGTTGTGGATCAGTGCCTTGTTTGCCTGAAGGAGGAGTGGATGAA TAAAGTGAAGGTCCTCTTTAAGTTCACTAAAGTGGACAGCAGACCCAAGGAAGATACGCAAAAACTGCTGAGCATTTTGGGAGCTGCGGAGGAGGACAACGTCAAGCTTCTCAAGTTCTGGATGACTGGCCTGAGCAAGACGTACAAGTCCCACCTGATGTCAACAGTTCGCAGCCCAACGTCCTCAGAGTCCCGGAACTAA
- the PLD6 gene encoding mitochondrial cardiolipin hydrolase, producing MWAVDAQRRAGLALAAAAVLALALAAWRRRQRPVREVLFFPSRPSCTEELLAEAAGPGAAAQPCPCPLPRGDCSLSRLLRRLLSARRSLEICLFAFSSPQLGRAVQLLHRRGVRVRVVTDAQYMGLRGSQIGRLRHAGIQVRHDQENGYMHHKFAIVDGRMLITGSLNWTTEAIQNNRENVLVVEDAEYVKPFLDEFERIWEEYNPINYRFFSKDNK from the exons ATGTGGGCGGTGGACGCGCAGCGGCGGGCGGGCCTGGctctggcggcggcggcggtgctGGCCCTAGCCCTGGCGgcctggcggcggcggcagcggcccgTGCGGGAGGTGCTGTTCTTCCCCTCGCGGCCCAGCTGCACCGAGGAGCTGCTGGCCgaggcggcggggcccggggcggcggcccagccctgcccctgcccgctgCCGCGCGGCGACTGCTCCCTCAGCCGCCTCCTGCGGCGCCTCCTCTCCGCCCGCCGCTCCCTCGAGATCTGCCTCTTCGCCTTCTCCAGCCCGCAGCTGGGACGCGCCGTCCAGCTCCTCCACCGCCGCGGCGTCCGTGTCCGCGTCGTCACCGACGCGCAGTacatggggctgcggggctcCCAGATCGGCCGCCTCCGGCATGCGG GGATCCAGGTGCGCCATGACCAGGAGAACGGTTACATGCACCACAAGTTTGCGATCGTGGACGGGAGGATGCTCATCACAGGCTCCCTCAACTGGACCACCGAAGCTATCCAGAACAACCGAGAGAATGTGCTGGTCGTGGAAGACGCCGAGTATGTGAAGCCTTTTCTGGATGAGTTTGAAAGGATTTGGGAAGAGTACAATCCCATcaactacagatttttttccaaagacaatAAATGA
- the FLCN gene encoding folliculin isoform X1 — protein sequence MNAIVALCHFCELHGPRTLFCTEVLHSPLPQGASSGDISGQNEQAEEEEGGIQMSSRIRSHSPAEGASADSSSPGPKKSDMCEGCRSLAGGHPGYVSHDKETSIKYVSHQHPNHPQLFSIVRQACVRSLSCEVCPGREGPIFFGDEQHGFVFSHTFFIKDSLARGFQRWYSIITIMMDRIYLINSWPFLLGKIRGIIDELQGKALKVFEAEQYGCPQRAQRMNTAFTPFLHQRNGNAARSLTSLTNDENLWACLHTSFAWLLKACGSRLTEKLLEGAPTEDTLVQMEKLADLKEESEGWDGSEEEEKPSSQQDVVEGQELSKCSPETSLMPDCNSWNVAHRRLSVFRSLRHMRQVLGASAFRMLAWHVLMGNQVIWKARDSDLVQSAFDVLRTMLPVGCVRIIPYSDQYEEAYRCNFLGLSPHVQIPSHILSSEFAVLVEVRTATRSSLYPTLFDDEQSLNKYEFVVTSGSPVAADRVGPTILNKIEAALTNQNLSVDVVDQCLVCLKEEWMNKVKVLFKFTKVDSRPKEDTQKLLSILGAAEEDNVKLLKFWMTGLSKTYKSHLMSTVRSPTSSESRN from the exons ATGAATGCTATTGTTGCTCTCTGCCATTTTTGTGAGCTCCACGGTCCTCGCACCCTTTTTTGTACTGAGGTTCTACATTCACCGCTTCCCCAAGGCGCAAGCAGTGGCGATATCTCTGGGCAGAATGAgcaggcagaagaggaagaaggtggCATTCAGATGAGCAGTCGGATTCGCTCACACAGCCCAGCAGAAGGTGCCAGCGCCGACTCCAGCAGCCCAGGGCCGAAGAAGTCAGACATGTGTGAG gGTTGCCGCTCTCTTGCAGGAGGACATCCTGGATACGTCAGCCATGACAAAGAAACTTCAATCAAGTACGTCAGTCACCAGCACCCAAACCACCCCCAGCTGTTCAGCATTGTGCGCCAGGCCTGTGTTCGCAGTTTGAGCTGTGAG GTCTGCCCAGGACGTGAAGGCCCTATTTTTTTCGGAGATGAACAGCATGGTTTTGTGTTCAGCCACACCTTCTTTATCAAAGACAGCCTGGCTCGAGGTTTCCAGCGCTGGTACAGCATCATCACTATCATGATGGACCGGATTTACCTCATCAACTCGTGGCCTTTCTTGTTGGGAAAAATCAGAGGCATCATTGATGAGCTTCAGGGCAAAGCACTTAAG GTGTTCGAAGCAGAGCAGTACGGGTGCCCTCAGCGTGCCCAGCGGATGAACACGGCCTTCACTCCCTTCCTGCACCAGCGGAACGGCAATGCAGCCCGCTCTTTAACGTCACTGACCAACGATGAAAACCTGTGGGCATGTTTGCATACGTCCTTTGCTTG GCTTTTGAAAGCTTGTGGCAGCCGACTTACAGAGAAGCTTCTGGAGGGAGCACCAACAGAAGACACTCTCGTTCAGATGGAAAAACTTGCAG ACCTGAAAGAAGAGTCGGAAGGCTGGGATGGTTCCGAGGAAGAAGAGAAGCCTTCTTCCCAGCAAGATGTTGTGGAAGGGCAGGAGCTATCTAAATGCTCACCTGAAACATCTTTGATGCCAGATTGCAACAGCTGGAATGTAGCTCACAGAAGGCTGTCTGTCTTTCGCTCTCTCAGGCACATGAGACAG gttcttGGGGCATCAGCATTCCGCATGCTGGCTTGGCATGTTCTGATGGGGAACCAGGTCATCTGGAAAGCTCGAGATTCAGATCTTGTCCAGTCTGCTTTTGATGTGCTACGG ACCATGCTGCCTGTTGGTTGTGTGCGGATCATCCCCTACAGTGACCAATATGAAGAGGCATATCGGTGTAACTTCCTAGGGCTTAGCCCACACGTCCAAATCCCATCCCACATATTATCATCTG AGTTTGCAGTCCTTGTGGAAGTTCGCACTGCTACCCGGTCCAGTCTCTACCCAACCCTGTTTGATGATGAGCAGTCCCTCAACAAGTATGAGTTTGTTGTCACCAGCGGTAGCCCTGTTGCCGCAGATCGAG TTGGCCCTACAATCTTGAACAAGATCGAAGCCGCCCTGACCAACCAGAACCTTTCTGTAGATGTTGTGGATCAGTGCCTTGTTTGCCTGAAGGAGGAGTGGATGAA TAAAGTGAAGGTCCTCTTTAAGTTCACTAAAGTGGACAGCAGACCCAAGGAAGATACGCAAAAACTGCTGAGCATTTTGGGAGCTGCGGAGGAGGACAACGTCAAGCTTCTCAAGTTCTGGATGACTGGCCTGAGCAAGACGTACAAGTCCCACCTGATGTCAACAGTTCGCAGCCCAACGTCCTCAGAGTCCCGGAACTAA